In one window of Photorhabdus laumondii subsp. laumondii DNA:
- the menF gene encoding isochorismate synthase MenF → MNQIANVVADVCKTLNNKQVSEVGIQQISFPLPAGCSTYWLEWLAAQSHYPQFYWHHREGHEEVAACGQIHLFSDIALAENFLQRNRQFPRIRIWGLNAWDRIQPARITQSDAGEAGYLFLPRIELRRYRDESWLYLNIAGRQDMKNAQEFLQQLVPHQEFSALQAVVVNAENVPERARWCDLIEQALDTITHRKMEKVVMARKTQLELSESLAAAQFMAASRQINHCCYHFMLAFNQHEAFLASSPERLYLRKQTQLYTEALAGTVDNSDDAQQAQKLGQWLLGDKKNQHENLLVVDDICQRLQGAVVSVDVAPPEVIRLRKVQHLRRRIQGKLKSASDSDCLHRLQPTAAVAGLPREAARDFIRDSELFSRDWYAGSAGYLSCEQSEFAVSLRCAQINNNLLSLYAGAGIVMGSDPQQEWIEIENKAAGLRTLLKGE, encoded by the coding sequence GATTTCATTTCCTCTGCCAGCAGGTTGCAGCACTTACTGGCTGGAATGGCTGGCAGCGCAGTCTCATTATCCGCAGTTCTATTGGCATCACAGAGAGGGCCATGAAGAAGTCGCCGCTTGTGGGCAAATTCATCTTTTCAGTGATATTGCTTTAGCCGAAAATTTTTTGCAGAGAAACCGTCAGTTTCCACGGATACGGATCTGGGGGCTGAATGCCTGGGATCGGATTCAACCAGCCCGTATTACGCAATCCGATGCAGGGGAAGCAGGTTATCTGTTTTTGCCCCGCATCGAATTACGCCGCTACCGTGACGAAAGCTGGCTGTATTTAAATATAGCTGGCCGGCAGGATATGAAGAATGCACAGGAATTTCTGCAACAATTAGTTCCGCATCAGGAATTCTCTGCATTACAGGCGGTGGTAGTGAACGCGGAGAATGTGCCGGAACGCGCCCGCTGGTGTGATTTGATTGAGCAGGCTTTGGACACTATCACCCATCGTAAGATGGAGAAGGTGGTGATGGCGCGTAAGACACAACTCGAACTGAGTGAATCTTTAGCTGCTGCACAGTTTATGGCAGCGAGTCGCCAGATAAATCACTGTTGTTATCATTTTATGCTAGCTTTTAATCAGCATGAGGCATTTTTGGCGTCTTCACCAGAACGGCTTTACCTCCGTAAGCAGACTCAGCTTTATACAGAGGCGCTGGCGGGGACGGTTGACAATTCTGATGATGCTCAGCAAGCCCAAAAATTGGGGCAATGGTTGCTAGGTGATAAAAAAAATCAGCATGAAAACCTGCTAGTTGTTGATGATATTTGCCAGCGTCTTCAAGGCGCTGTGGTTTCTGTCGATGTTGCTCCGCCAGAGGTGATTCGTTTGCGAAAGGTTCAGCATTTGCGCCGCCGAATTCAGGGAAAACTAAAGAGTGCCAGTGATAGTGATTGTTTGCATCGTTTACAACCAACGGCTGCGGTTGCTGGATTACCTCGTGAAGCGGCGCGTGATTTTATTCGTGATAGCGAGTTATTCAGTCGTGATTGGTATGCAGGGTCCGCAGGATATCTTTCCTGTGAACAGAGTGAGTTTGCAGTTTCACTACGTTGCGCACAAATTAACAACAATTTACTTTCACTGTATGCCGGTGCGGGGATTGTGATGGGGTCTGATCCACAACAGGAGTGGATAGAGATAGAGAATAAAGCTGCCGGGCTGCGCACTTTACTGAAAGGTGAATAG